The following are encoded in a window of Poecile atricapillus isolate bPoeAtr1 chromosome 3, bPoeAtr1.hap1, whole genome shotgun sequence genomic DNA:
- the LOC131576879 gene encoding extracellular matrix organizing protein FRAS1-like isoform X2 translates to MTELIDVCGGSVTADFQVRDSAQSFLTVHVPLSVSYICVTAPRGWASLEHRTEMEFSFFYDTVLWRTGIQTDSVLSARLQIIPIYTREDGRLVSEFRTQAKFRALFVTEHHSLPDVRSSLRTPEHLGGIEFDLQLLWSAQTFDSPYQLWRATSSYNRKDYSGEYTMFPIPCTVQPTQPWAEPGAKPLPCTAHAPERFLILITFQQTSRPVPVVYSQNARVSDL, encoded by the exons ATGACCGAGTTAATTGATGTCTGTGGGGGCTCTGTCACCGCTGACTTCCAG GTAAGGGACTCTGCCCAGTCCTTCCTGACAGTCCACGTCCCTCTCTCCGTGTCCTACATCTGTGTGACGGCACCGAGGGGCTGGGCTTCCCTGGAGCACCGCACCGAGATGGAGTTCTCCTTCTTCTACGACACCGTTCTCTGGAGGACAG GGATCCAGACGGACAGCGTGCTCTCGGCCCGCCTGCAGATAATCCCCATCTACACCCGCGAGGACGGACGGCTGGTCAGCGAGTTCAGGACGCAGGCCAAGTTCAGAG CGCTGTTTGTCACGGAGCACCACAGCCTGCCAGATGTCAGGTCCTCTTTGAGAACTCCAGAGCACCTGGGAGGCATCGAATttgacctgcagctgctgtggagtgCTCAGACTTTTGATTCTCCCTACCAGCTCTGGAGAGCAACCAGCTCCTACAacag GAAGGATTACTCTGGAGAATACACCATGTTCCCGATCCCCTGCACGGTGCAGCCCACGCAGccgtgggcagagcctggagccaagcccctgccctgcacGGCTCACGCTCCCGAGCG GTTTTTGATCCTGATCACCTTCCAGCAGACAAGCCGCCCAGTTCCAGTTGTTTACTCCCAGAACGCAAGAGTTTCAGATCTGTAA
- the LOC131576879 gene encoding extracellular matrix organizing protein FRAS1-like isoform X4 — protein sequence MTELIDVCGGSVTADFQVRDSAQSFLTVHVPLSVSYICVTAPRGWASLEHRTEMEFSFFYDTVLWRTGIQTDSVLSARLQIIPIYTREDGRLVSEFRTQAKFRALFVTEHHSLPDVRSSLRTPEHLGGIEFDLQLLWSAQTFDSPYQLWRATSSYNRFLILITFQQTSRPVPVVYSQNARVSDL from the exons ATGACCGAGTTAATTGATGTCTGTGGGGGCTCTGTCACCGCTGACTTCCAG GTAAGGGACTCTGCCCAGTCCTTCCTGACAGTCCACGTCCCTCTCTCCGTGTCCTACATCTGTGTGACGGCACCGAGGGGCTGGGCTTCCCTGGAGCACCGCACCGAGATGGAGTTCTCCTTCTTCTACGACACCGTTCTCTGGAGGACAG GGATCCAGACGGACAGCGTGCTCTCGGCCCGCCTGCAGATAATCCCCATCTACACCCGCGAGGACGGACGGCTGGTCAGCGAGTTCAGGACGCAGGCCAAGTTCAGAG CGCTGTTTGTCACGGAGCACCACAGCCTGCCAGATGTCAGGTCCTCTTTGAGAACTCCAGAGCACCTGGGAGGCATCGAATttgacctgcagctgctgtggagtgCTCAGACTTTTGATTCTCCCTACCAGCTCTGGAGAGCAACCAGCTCCTACAacag GTTTTTGATCCTGATCACCTTCCAGCAGACAAGCCGCCCAGTTCCAGTTGTTTACTCCCAGAACGCAAGAGTTTCAGATCTGTAA
- the LOC131576879 gene encoding extracellular matrix organizing protein FRAS1-like isoform X3, which translates to MTELIDVCGGSVTADFQVRDSAQSFLTVHVPLSVSYICVTAPRGWASLEHRTEMEFSFFYDTVLWRTGIQTDSVLSARLQIIPIYTREDGRLVSEFRTQAKFRALFVTEHHSLPDVRSSLRTPEHLGGIEFDLQLLWSAQTFDSPYQLWRATSSYNRVSCLFPGRITLENTPCSRSPARCSPRSRGQSLEPSPCPARLTLPSGF; encoded by the exons ATGACCGAGTTAATTGATGTCTGTGGGGGCTCTGTCACCGCTGACTTCCAG GTAAGGGACTCTGCCCAGTCCTTCCTGACAGTCCACGTCCCTCTCTCCGTGTCCTACATCTGTGTGACGGCACCGAGGGGCTGGGCTTCCCTGGAGCACCGCACCGAGATGGAGTTCTCCTTCTTCTACGACACCGTTCTCTGGAGGACAG GGATCCAGACGGACAGCGTGCTCTCGGCCCGCCTGCAGATAATCCCCATCTACACCCGCGAGGACGGACGGCTGGTCAGCGAGTTCAGGACGCAGGCCAAGTTCAGAG CGCTGTTTGTCACGGAGCACCACAGCCTGCCAGATGTCAGGTCCTCTTTGAGAACTCCAGAGCACCTGGGAGGCATCGAATttgacctgcagctgctgtggagtgCTCAGACTTTTGATTCTCCCTACCAGCTCTGGAGAGCAACCAGCTCCTACAacag GGTCTCCTGTCTGTTCCCAGGAAGGATTACTCTGGAGAATACACCATGTTCCCGATCCCCTGCACGGTGCAGCCCACGCAGccgtgggcagagcctggagccaagcccctgccctgcacGGCTCACGCTCCCGAGCG GTTTTTGA
- the LOC131576879 gene encoding extracellular matrix organizing protein FRAS1-like isoform X1 encodes MTELIDVCGGSVTADFQVRDSAQSFLTVHVPLSVSYICVTAPRGWASLEHRTEMEFSFFYDTVLWRTGIQTDSVLSARLQIIPIYTREDGRLVSEFRTQAKFRALFVTEHHSLPDVRSSLRTPEHLGGIEFDLQLLWSAQTFDSPYQLWRATSSYNRVSCLFPGRITLENTPCSRSPARCSPRSRGQSLEPSPCPARLTLPSGKRAGGQARPLWGAHLSRPHLPFVSFLVPIAGF; translated from the exons ATGACCGAGTTAATTGATGTCTGTGGGGGCTCTGTCACCGCTGACTTCCAG GTAAGGGACTCTGCCCAGTCCTTCCTGACAGTCCACGTCCCTCTCTCCGTGTCCTACATCTGTGTGACGGCACCGAGGGGCTGGGCTTCCCTGGAGCACCGCACCGAGATGGAGTTCTCCTTCTTCTACGACACCGTTCTCTGGAGGACAG GGATCCAGACGGACAGCGTGCTCTCGGCCCGCCTGCAGATAATCCCCATCTACACCCGCGAGGACGGACGGCTGGTCAGCGAGTTCAGGACGCAGGCCAAGTTCAGAG CGCTGTTTGTCACGGAGCACCACAGCCTGCCAGATGTCAGGTCCTCTTTGAGAACTCCAGAGCACCTGGGAGGCATCGAATttgacctgcagctgctgtggagtgCTCAGACTTTTGATTCTCCCTACCAGCTCTGGAGAGCAACCAGCTCCTACAacag GGTCTCCTGTCTGTTCCCAGGAAGGATTACTCTGGAGAATACACCATGTTCCCGATCCCCTGCACGGTGCAGCCCACGCAGccgtgggcagagcctggagccaagcccctgccctgcacGGCTCACGCTCCCGAGCGGTaagagggcaggagggcaggctcGGCCCCTTTGGGGTGCACACCTGTCCAGACCTCATCTcccctttgtttccttccttgtccCAATTGCAGGTTTTTGA
- the LOC131576874 gene encoding superkiller complex protein 2-like has protein sequence MGAPNPGQERGVWLSLLQTLRERELLPAVTFTFSRGRCEEQAAALGSLELLSGAERAQVRHFLTRCLARLRGSDRRLPQVLQLSELLQRGIGVHHGGVLPLLKEVVEMLFSQGLVKVLFATETFAMGVNMPARTVVFDSIRKHDGNGFWDLLPGEYTQMSGRAGRRGLDTTGTVIILCKGAVPELSDLHRMMLCHCHVPTVSPDGFGSQRSLPGAGSRAARGGDALCAGTLLPALKTCVLRGVHRPAGNDSLVFGALSHTQLCGMAESGGPFIEQIYLLQGYAEGWKGGTQGEKKIDERPCIDHLMYSRDKHGYYRGWFWGNKETQGLNTSGLSVQGSASIVAPILLKNSSAQGSRVLVIKVVIIRNKLFKLG, from the exons ATGGGAGCCCCCAACCCTGGGCAg GAGCGTGGTGTCtggctgtccctcctgcagaccctccgtgagcgggagctgctcccgGCCGTCACCTTCACCTTCTCCCGTGGCCGCTGCGAGGAGCAGGCGGCCGCCCTgggctccctggagctgctgagcgGCGCCGAGCGCGCCCAGGTCCGGCACTTCCTGACGCGCTGCCTGGCCCGGCTGCGCGGCTCCGACCGGCGCCTGCCACAG GTGCTGCAGCTGTCGGAGCTGCTGCAGCGCGGCATCGGCGTCCACCACGGCGGGGTCCTGCCGCTGCTCAAGGAGGTGGTGGAGATGCTCTTCAGCCAGGGGCTGGTGAAG GTGCTGTTTGCCACCGAGACCTTCGCCATGGGGGTGAACATGCCGGCGAGGACCGTCGTCTTCGACTCCATCCGCAAACACGACGGGAATGGCTTCTGGGATCTCCTGCCCG GCGAGTACACGCAGATGTCGGGGCGCGCCGGCCGCCGCGGGCTGGACACCACCGGCACCGTCATCATCCTCTGCAAGGGAGCCGTGCCCGAGCTGTCGGATCTGCACCGCATGATGCTG tgtcactgccatgttccCACCGTGTCCCCCGATGGCTTCGGCTCCCAACGGTCGCTCCCCGGCGCTGGGTCCAGAGCGGCCCGAGGAGGGGATGCTCTGTGTGCCGGAACG ctgctgccagcactgaaaaCCTGTGTGCTTCGTGGTGTCCATCGCCCAGCTGGCAACGATTCCCTGGTGTTTGGTGCATTAAGTCACACCCAGCTGTGTGGGATGGCAG AGTCAGGTGGGCCCTTTATTGAACAGATTTATCTGCTACAAGGCTACgcagaaggatggaaaggaggaacacagggggaaaaaaaaatagatgaaaggCCATGCATTGATCACCTGATGTACTCCAGAGACAAACATGGCTATTACAG GGGCTGGTTCTGGGGTAACAAGGAAACACAAGGCCTAAACACCTCTGGCTTGTCTGTCCAAGGATCTGCCTCAATTGTGGCTCCCATCCTTCTGAAGAACTCTTCAGCACA GGGCAGTCGAGTGCTGGTTATAAAGGTGGTGATAATTAGGAATAAGCTGTTCAAGCTTGGATAA